In a single window of the Terriglobus roseus genome:
- a CDS encoding tetratricopeptide repeat protein: protein MFPNRSLLPFYRHTVTAQCLLTVAFLLLTRSTSAQVTPNYGGNAHQPYLDLLHRTQTENAAPARLGYAWALLASSYQRSGEIEAALRAYGQALPLLAKSVDSRVNYATALDNLGEVYIETGDLKDAERVRQKAFAIRSEIGNPVDLARSHEHLAEILLAEHRYKAAQEDAEAAKVILTSSREPAYSGELQVSQKPGNTLVAAYITLTFAQCKQSAFAACMRSAEMADQLVTRDFAPESLERAHADVALGFATWKNGDTEAADRKFQTGLDRMKTALGETHPVVITSMTLYRDFLKETHQGARADLMSRSIESARAFRMKENCARCILTIAALP, encoded by the coding sequence ATGTTTCCAAACCGTTCGTTGCTTCCTTTCTATCGTCACACGGTCACCGCTCAGTGTCTGCTGACCGTCGCCTTTCTTCTTCTTACCCGATCGACATCCGCGCAAGTGACGCCGAACTACGGCGGCAACGCTCACCAGCCCTACCTGGATCTGCTCCACAGGACACAAACGGAAAATGCTGCGCCGGCCAGGCTTGGCTATGCCTGGGCCTTACTCGCCTCTTCGTACCAACGCAGCGGCGAAATCGAAGCCGCTCTGCGTGCTTACGGACAGGCGCTGCCGCTGCTCGCGAAGAGTGTCGACTCCCGGGTCAACTATGCAACGGCGCTCGACAACCTTGGTGAGGTCTATATCGAAACCGGGGACTTGAAAGATGCGGAGCGTGTGCGCCAGAAAGCATTCGCGATTCGATCCGAGATCGGAAACCCGGTCGACCTGGCTCGCAGTCACGAGCACCTCGCAGAGATCCTGCTTGCGGAGCATCGCTACAAAGCGGCCCAGGAAGATGCGGAAGCTGCCAAGGTGATCCTGACCAGCTCAAGGGAGCCTGCGTACAGCGGGGAACTTCAGGTGTCCCAGAAACCCGGCAACACACTTGTAGCCGCTTACATCACCCTGACATTCGCTCAGTGCAAGCAGTCCGCATTTGCCGCATGCATGCGTTCGGCCGAGATGGCGGACCAGCTCGTGACTCGCGACTTCGCGCCGGAGTCACTGGAGCGAGCGCACGCGGATGTTGCGCTTGGATTTGCAACGTGGAAGAACGGCGATACCGAAGCAGCAGACCGGAAGTTCCAGACCGGCCTGGACAGGATGAAAACTGCGCTGGGGGAAACGCATCCCGTCGTCATCACGTCCATGACCCTGTATCGCGATTTCTTGAAAGAAACCCACCAAGGTGCGCGCGCAGATCTGATGAGCCGCTCGATTGAAAGCGCGCGCGCATTCCGCATGAAAGAGAATTGCGCGAGGTGCATCCTCACCATAGCCGCGCTGCCTTAA
- a CDS encoding galactitol-1-phosphate 5-dehydrogenase, with translation MKALMLEEYSHLEVVDVPEPACGPDEVLIRVAACGICGSDVHGYDGSSGRRIPPIIMGHEAAGTIAKVGAEVKDWKPGDRVTFDSTVYCGACAFCAEGLVNLCDSRQVVGVSPGDYRRHGAFAELVSVPARILYRLPDDFNFTEAAMLEAVSIALHGVNVTQMKGGESALVIGAGMIGLLTAQAARAAGCSSVMIADVDAARLEMAKDVGIPDTLHLSGSELVAEILKRTNGRGVDVVLEAVGRAETVVASIECVKRGGTVTLIGNIQPEVPLPLQRVVTREIRLQGSCGSAGEYPEAIRLMASGAITVKPLISAVSTLDEAAGYFSRLHGREDGLLKVVVTPGA, from the coding sequence ATGAAAGCGTTGATGCTCGAAGAGTATTCGCACCTGGAAGTCGTAGATGTTCCGGAGCCTGCATGCGGGCCGGACGAGGTGTTGATTCGCGTGGCCGCGTGTGGCATCTGTGGCAGTGATGTGCACGGTTATGACGGCAGCAGTGGCCGTCGCATTCCGCCGATCATCATGGGTCATGAGGCTGCGGGTACGATCGCGAAGGTTGGCGCTGAGGTGAAGGACTGGAAGCCTGGCGATCGCGTCACGTTCGATTCGACGGTCTACTGTGGTGCGTGCGCCTTCTGTGCCGAGGGACTGGTGAACCTGTGCGACTCGCGGCAGGTTGTGGGCGTTTCGCCGGGTGACTATCGCCGTCACGGCGCCTTTGCGGAGCTGGTCAGTGTGCCGGCTCGCATCCTCTACCGTCTTCCGGATGACTTCAATTTCACCGAAGCCGCGATGCTTGAGGCGGTTTCCATCGCTCTGCATGGTGTGAATGTCACGCAGATGAAGGGCGGCGAATCCGCGCTGGTGATCGGTGCGGGCATGATCGGTCTGCTGACCGCGCAGGCCGCGCGTGCGGCAGGATGCAGCTCCGTGATGATTGCGGACGTCGATGCAGCACGCCTGGAGATGGCGAAGGATGTTGGCATCCCTGACACGCTGCACCTCAGTGGCAGTGAACTGGTTGCAGAGATCCTGAAGCGTACGAATGGGCGCGGAGTGGATGTGGTCCTGGAAGCGGTCGGTCGCGCGGAGACTGTTGTTGCGTCCATCGAGTGTGTGAAGCGCGGCGGTACCGTGACGCTGATTGGGAACATTCAGCCAGAGGTCCCGCTGCCTCTGCAACGCGTGGTCACACGCGAAATCCGACTGCAGGGTTCGTGTGGTTCAGCAGGCGAGTATCCCGAAGCAATTCGGCTGATGGCGAGTGGCGCCATCACGGTGAAGCCGCTGATCTCGGCCGTGTCGACACTGGACGAGGCTGCTGGATATTTCAGCCGGTTGCATGGCCGTGAAGATGGACTGCTGAAGGTGGTCGTTACACCGGGCGCCTGA